Genomic window (Salvelinus alpinus chromosome 13, SLU_Salpinus.1, whole genome shotgun sequence):
ctttagcagcgattacagtctcaagtcttcttgcgtatgagctacaagcttggcacacctgcatttggggagtgtctcccattcttctctgcagatcctctcaagctctgtcaggttggatggggagcgtcgctgcacagctattttcaggtctttccagagatgttcgaccgggttcaagtcaaggacatccagagacttgtcctgaaatcactcctgcgctgtcttggctgtgtgcttagggttgttgacctgttggaaggtgaaccttcgccccagtctgaggtcctgagcgccctggagcaggttttcatcaaggatctctttgtactttgctctgttcatctttcccttgatcctgactagtctcccagtccctgacgctgaaaaacatccccacagcatgatgctgccaccaccgtacttcactatagggatggtgccaggtttcctccagacgtgacactggcattcaggtcaaagagtttaatcttggtttcatcagatcagagaatcttgtttttcatggtctgagagtctttaggtgcattttggcaaaccaagcaggctgtcgtgtgccttttagggcttccatctggccactctaccataaaggcctgattgatggagtgctgcagagatggttgtccttctggaaggttctcccatctccacaggggaactctggagctctgtcagagtttccatcaggttcttggtcacctcactgaccaaggcccttctcccccaattactcagtttggctgggcggccagctctaggaagagttttggtggttccaaacttcttccattaaagaatgatagaggccactgtgttcttgggcaccttcaatactgcagacattttttggtacccttccccagatctgtgcctcgacacaatcctgtctcggagctctacggacaattccttcgacctcatggcttggtctttgctctgatatgcactgtcagctgtgggaccttatatagacaggtgtgtgtctttctaaatcatgtccaatcaattgaatttaccacaggtggactccaatcaagttgtagaaacatctcaaggatgatcaatggaaacaggatgcacctgagctaaattttgagtctcatagcaaagggtctgaatactaatgtaaataaggaaaaatttcatttgtaaaaatgtaaaaaaaatacatttttcactttgtcattatagggtattgtgtgtagattgatgagcattttttttaatttaatccattttagattaagtatgtaatttaacaaaatgtggaaaattgaaggggtctgaatactttccgaatgcgttgtatcagttgttctctctgtgtgcctcccaaatggcaccctagtccctgtatagcgctctacttttgaccaaagccccatAGGGAatgggttgccatttgggacacagcctttgGGACACAGCCCATTGGAAAgggaacactgtgtgtgtgtgtgtgtgtgtgtgtgtgtgtgtgtgtgtgtgtgtgtgtgtgtgtgtgtgtgggtgtgggtgtgtgtgtgtgtgtgtgtgggtgggtgtattCAACAGAATGTGTGAGTGGGTGGGTGTATTCAACAGAATGTgtgaatacattagaatagataACCAAGGTCAACCAGCCACAGGTCACCTTCTCGAAGCTGCAGCTCTCCTCCACGcagagtgagtgtgtatgtgtttgtgtgtgtgtttgtgtcatgcTATTTCATGTTCTCCTCGCTGTGAGTCAGTTGCATTCCTAGATGGGAAGGatgctcacaaacacacacacgcttacgCTCCAATCTTTCTCTCTGTAGCGTTCCTAGATGGGAAGGATGCTCACTCTCTCCTCAAGCGCTTCCCCCGAGCCAACAGTTTCCTGGAGGAGTTCAGACAGGGTAACATCGAACGGGAGTGTGTGGAGGAGAGCTGCAGCTTCGAGGAGGCCAATGAAGTGTTCGAGAACAAAGAGAGAACAGTAAATGATATCACACTCCTCTTTAGATACACAGATTTATTGATGACTGGGCTGAATAATTGAGTTCTGGTTATTGAGTTTTGGTTATACATGTATGTGCCCATACATGTATGTTATAACAaacgtctctcctctcctcctcttccccctctctcctcacttctctcctcttctgtcctctcttctgtcctctctactcctcttctacaccctctcctcttctccttgcCTCCCctatcctatcctctcctctcttcccccctctcctcttctcctcccctctcctcgcaGGTTGACGGTTATTGTCATGAATCTGAGCAaataattacagttgaagtcggaagtttacatacaccttagccaaatacatttaaacttagtttttcacaattcctgaaatttatcctagtaaaaataagttgggtgaattttggcccattcctcctgccagagctggtgtaactgagtcagctttgtaggcctccttgctcgcacacgctttttcagttctgcccacaaattttctatgggattgaggtcagggctttgtgatggcctctccaataccttgactttcatgtccttaagccattccacaactttggaagtatgcttggggtcattgtccatttagaagacccatttgcgaccaggctttaacttcctgactgatgtcttgagatgttgcttcaatatatccacatcattttcctacctcatgatgccatctattttgtgaagtgcaccagttcctcctgcagcaaagcacccccacagcatgatgctgccacccccatgctttacggttgggatggtgttcttcggctttcaagcctccccatttttcctccaaacataacgatggtcattatggccaaacagtgctgtttttgtttcatcagaccagaggacatttctcaaaaaattacgatctttgtccccatgtgcagttgcaaaccgtagtctggcttttttatggcagttttggagcagtggcttcttccttgctgagcggcctttcaggttatgttgatatgggacttgttttactgtggatatagatacttttgtacctgtttcctccaggacctccacaaggtcctttgctgttgttctgggattgatttgcacttttcacaccaaagtgcgttcatctctaggagacagaacgtgtcttcttcctgagcggtatgacggctgcgtggtcacatggtgtttatacttgtgtaatattgtttgtacagattaacatagtaccttcaggcgtttggagattgctcccaaggatgaaccagacttgtggaggtctacaattttttatctgaggtcttggctgatttcttttgattttcccatgatgtcaagcaaagtggcactgagtttgaaggtaggccttgaaatgcatccacaggtacacctccaattgactcaaattatgtcaattagcccatcagaagcttcagaagcttatgtcaattagcccatgacatcattttctggaattttccaagctgtttaaaggtacaggcaacttagtgtatgtaaacttctgacccactggaattgtgatacagtgaattataagtgaaataatctgtctgtaaacaattgttggaaaaatgacttgtgtcatgcacaaagtagatgtcctaaccgaatttccaaaactatagtttgttaacaagaaatgcgtggagtggttgaaaaacaagttttaatgtctccaacctaagtgtatgtaacttccgacttcaactgtattattacTTAACTGTTTCCACAGCCATTCTTTAGTTTGCTCAACTTTTTGGTCCAACTGTTAACtgataaaattattattattacttaaCTGTTTCCAATGCCTTTCTTTAGTTTATTCAACTTTTTGGTCCAACTGTTAACGGATCAAATAATTATTGTTGTCCCAAACTTGACTCCAATACAGTaccagcagcgtatgtgatgagtcaaaagagactagtgcaaaaagggtcaatgtagATTTCCGGGTagttattggttaactatttaactaacaaCCTATTGGTTCACAGCATTCCATTCTTCCAgctacgccaccatgtctgtgtcaataaCTGGTTTCACCTCTATATACCTCTTCGCACAGGACTAGTATTACTATAGAACATCggttatgtaattattacccCAGCACGTCTGTTTTTCCAGTGGATGATTCAGACAGGATTAATATAACTATAGAACAttggttatgtaattattacccAAGCATGTCCGTTTTTCCAGTTGATGATTCAGACAGGACTAGTATTACTATAGAACATCggttatgtaattattacccCAGCACGTCTGTTTTTCCAGTGGATGATTCAGACAGGATTAATATAACTATAGAACAttggttatgtaattattacccAAGCATGTCCGTTTTTCCAGTTGATGATTCAGACAGGACTAGTATTACTATAGAACATCGGTTATGTAATTATTACTCCAGCACGTCTGTTTTTCCAGTGGATGATTCAGACAGGACTAGTATTACTATAGGACATCTGTTGTGTAATTATTACCCCAGCATGTCTTTTTTTCCAGTGGATGTTTCAGACAGGACTAGTATTACTATAGAACATCGGTTATCCAATTTTTACCCCAGCACGTCTGTTTTTCCAGTGGGTGATTAAGACAGGACTAGTATTACTATAGAACATCTGTTATGTAATTATTACCCCAGCATGTCTTTTTTTCCAGTGGATGATTCAGACAGTACTAGTATTACTATAGAACATCGGTTATCCAATTATTACTCCAGCACGTCTGTTTTTCCAGTGGGTGATTCAGACAGGACTAGTATTACTATAGAACATCTGTTATGTAATTATTACCCCAGCATGTCTTTTTTTCCAGTGGATGATTCAGACAGTACTAGTATTACTATAGAACATCGGTTATCCAATTATTACTCCAGCACGTCTGTTTTTCCAGTGGAGGATTCAGACAGGACTAGTATTACTATAGAACATCTGTTATGTAATTATTACCCCAGCATGTCTTTTTCTCCAGTGGATGATTCATACAGTACTAGTATTACTATAGAACATCGGTTATCCAATTATTACTCCAGCATGTCTGTTTTTACAGTGGATGATTCGTACAGGACTAGTATTACTATAGAACATCggttatgtaattattacccCAGCATGTCTGTTTTTCCAGTGGATGATTCAGACAGGACTGGTATTACTATAGATCAttggttatgtaattattacccCAGCATTACTGTTTTTCCAGTGGAGGATTCAGACAGGACTAGTATTACTATAGGACATCTGTTATGTAATTATTACCCCAGCATTACTGTTTTTCCAGTGGATGATTCAGACAGGACTAGTATTACTATAGAACATCGGTTATCCAATTATTACTCCAGCATGTCTGTTTTTACAGTGGATGATTCGTACAGGACTAGTATTACTATAGAACATCggttatgtaattattacccCAGCATGTCTGTTTTTCCAGTGGATGATTCAGACAGGACTGGTATTACTATAGATCAttggttatgtaattattacccCAGCATTACTGTTTTTCCAGTGGAGGATTCAGACAGGACTAGTATTACTATAGGACATCTGTTATGTAATTATTACCCCAGCATTTCTGTTTTTCCAGTGGATGGTTCAGACAGGACTAGTATTACTATATAACATCTGTTATGTAATTATTAACCTAGCATGTCTGTTTTTCCAGTGGTTGATTCAGACAGGACTAGTATAACTATAGAACAttggttatgtaattattacccCATTATGTCTGTTTTTCCGGTGGATGATTCAGACAGGACTAGTATTACTATAGGACACCTGTTATGTAATTATTACCGGCGCATTACTGTTTTTCCAAGGGATGATTCAGACAGGACTAGTATTACTATAGAACATCggttatgtaattattacccCAGCATGTCTGTTTTTCCTGTGGATGATTCGTACaggactagtattactacagaacattggttatgtaattattacTTCAGCATGTCTGTTTTTCCAGTGGATTATTCAGACAGGACTAGTATAACTATAGAACATCGGCTATGTAATTATTACCCCAGCATGTCTGTTTTTCCAGTGGATGATTCGTACAGGACTGGTATTACTATAGAACATTGGTTATGTAATCATTACCACAGCATCTCTGTTTTCCCAGTGGATGATTCAGACAGGACTAGTATAACTACAGAACATCGGTTATGTAATTATTACCGGCGCATTACTGTTTTTCCAAGGGATGATTCAGACAGGACTAATATTACTATAGGATATCTGTTATGCAATTATTACCCCAGCATGTCTTTTTTTCCAGTGGATGTTTCAGACAGGATTAGTATTACTATAGAACATCGGTTATACAATTTTTACCCCAGCACGTCTGTTTTTCCAGTGGGTGATTCAGACAGGACTAGTATTACTATAGAACATCTGTTATGTAATTATTACCCCAGCATGTCTTTTTTTCCAGTGGATGATTCAGACAGTACTAGTATTACTATAGAACATCGGTTATCCAATTATTACTCCAGCACGTCTGTTTTTCCAGTGGGTGATTCAGACAGGACTAGTATTACTATAGAACATCggttatgtaattattacccCAGCATGTCTGTTTTTCCAGTGGATGATTCAGACAGGACTGGTATTACTATAGATCAttggttatgtaattattacccCAGCATTACTGTTTTTCCAGTGGAGGATTCAGACAGGACTAGTATTACTATAGAATATCGGTAATGTAATTATTACCCCAGCATTACTGTTTTTCCAGTGGAGGATTCAGACAGGACTAGTATTACTATAGAATATCGGTAATGTAATTATTACCCCAGCATTACTGTTTTTCCAGTGGATGATTCAGACAGTACTAGTATTACTATAGAACATCGGTTATCCAATTATTACTCCAGCACGTCTGTTTTTCCAGTGGGTGATTCAGACAGGACTAGTATTACTATAGAACATCGGATATGTAATTATTACCCCAGCATGTCTGTTTTTCCAGTGGATGATTCAGACAGGACTGGTATTACTATAGATCAttggttatgtaattattacccCAATATTACTGTTTTTCCAGTGGAGGATTCAGACAGGACTAGTATTACTATAGAATATCGGTAATGTAATTATTACCCCAGCATGTCTGTTTTTCCAGTGGATGATTTGACCAAACTGCCCCtgtaaaaaatgtttttcctTTTTCAAAATTGACCGATATGACGGAGTGAAGATATTTCAAATGTTTATGGATTGCCTAGTATTGGCCTAATGGCTTTCAGTTTGGAGAAAGACATAATGCATATCAATAAGAACCATGAACTGTAACCTATGCAGACATTTAAATTCTTGACGTATTTTGCAATTGATCAATTCATTGGCACAATATCGTCCACTTCATCTTTTAAAAGAGAAGTTTGGCACCAGGAAAGTTGATATGTGACAAAGCTTATCATTCATGTGTAGGCTATGTGCATAGCACTTTGTTTTAAGCGCCAATTTGTTCCCATGTTTTTACCCAAACTGGGTGCAGCACCTGTTAAACTCTGTAATATCCCTCAAAACACAGGGATGACGATTTGCACGGGCTAAGTATTATCAGAGGAACctgggagtttgccaaaaaacaGTAGGATTTTAGGGCTGGGATAATAACCTTCCTGCCAAGTAAAAACGACTGACATGGCAGATTCGGACGGGACTAAAATGATGGATGTGGTGATTTGGGCTCGTGCACATAATTTCATTACCTGAGCTCCCCCAGTAAAACTTATCCCATCCCAATAGGACTTTAAGGTTGTATTTTGCACTTTAAAGTACATCTCAGAGCTAAGGTATACTTTTACGTGCAACGTGTAGCCatacaggtgaaatcagttaTTGACACAGATGTAGCAGGTGTAGCACAGGTGTAGCAGGAAGATTGGAATGCTGTGAACCAGTAGGTTgtcagttcaaatcccaggtatAGACATGCTGGACATGAATTACTGTATAAACGATCATGTGCAATGtaatcatgtactgtatgtgaactatgtacagtacatgtaagtTTGAAGAAGTTGTATGTGAAAATCACTGTGTTTAACTAGTTCCACAACCTTTTTTTCGGTAAGATGTCCCAGAAATAATTTCAAGTTGAATGAACATATGAGACACTTTGAGCAAACACGTTTTAATTTGACAGAGTTTTTTGGCAAATGTTGTCACATTTTTTTTAAGTTCAGGTAACACTTTGACCAAAACGTTgagtaaacaaaaaaaaacacttaCTTAATAATATTTAGGTGAAAcaattgttattattttttacagtgtagatgggccagctgcaaaatcaaaattggctatatcgtaaaaattcatgaaaacagaaattcgctttttggtcttaataaatgccaacctgcctcTACTCTCCACCAGATGGAGTTCTGGAAGACTCGCAGTGTGTACACGGTGAGCAGCCACGAGCAGACCAGGGACGGCCGTTCAGAGGGCCACCTCTACATGGTGGTTCCCCTGCTGGGCgtggctctcctcctcctcatcgccCTCTTCCTCATCTGGAGGTGCCAGCTGCAGAAGGCCACACGGCGGAGGCCCGCCTACACCCAGAACCGCTACATGAACAACCGCAACACCCGCAGCCTGCCGCGCATCCTGGTCCACCGGGACACGCCGGCCCACTCCGAGACCCCCTTATCCAGGCCCACAGTGGTGGTGAGTGGGGTGGAGAGAGTAgtaggaggaggaagtggaggagggtCGCTGGTTTGCGCCGCAAACGTTCCCCAAGAACCCCATTCCCACCCTCAGAACACTCGCTCCGCCCTGTACGTCCAGGATCCGTCTGTGTCAGTAGCGTCGCGTCTCTCCGGTGCCACACCTCCTCCTTCCTACGAGGAGGTGACAGGACACCTGGAGAGCAGCAGCGACGAGGTGTCGGCGCCGTACAGCGACCCTCCGCCCAAATATGAGGAGATTGTCAAGGAGAAgtaagcagagggagggagagagggatggagggaggctgGGCCAGGGGCCATATTGTCagatccatccctccctccattgttCTTGTCTCTGGTCTGAGGGGCTGGCAAACTGCTAGCTATCCGTGGGAAAGAATGCACTGTGGTATCTACTATCTCGGAGCACTTGCTGTATCTATCGCTGACTGACTACAGTACAAGGTTTGGAACGACGATGATCTGTGCTA
Coding sequences:
- the LOC139536799 gene encoding transmembrane gamma-carboxyglutamic acid protein 3-like; this translates as MAEAFLDGKDAHSLLKRFPRANSFLEEFRQGNIERECVEESCSFEEANEVFENKERTMEFWKTRSVYTVSSHEQTRDGRSEGHLYMVVPLLGVALLLLIALFLIWRCQLQKATRRRPAYTQNRYMNNRNTRSLPRILVHRDTPAHSETPLSRPTVVVSGVERVVGGGSGGGSLVCAANVPQEPHSHPQNTRSALYVQDPSVSVASRLSGATPPPSYEEVTGHLESSSDEVSAPYSDPPPKYEEIVKEK